The Nicotiana sylvestris chromosome 6, ASM39365v2, whole genome shotgun sequence genomic sequence ATGTCACACAACAACACATGCAAAGAGCTACGTTGCCAATTCCCACATGCAAGGACTACTACCTTTCTCAAACACTACTAATTCAGCTACAACACATAACCTACAACAAAATACACCCAATAAAAACAAAAGTGATTCAACCGTCCCAAACAGTAAACTATCGACTTCCAAAAATCCTAGTATAGCTCCCATGCAAATAGCCAATCATGATGCTTCCACTATCATTTCTTCAGCTCCGTCAAACACATACTCTCCAACTCCATCGATCAAACCGCCTATATCCACCACTCAGATTGTTGCTTTTACAATTCATTGTTCAAATTCGGAACAAATACACTCAATCAATCCTTCCCTTACGTCTCTCAATTTCCAAGATGTATCCACAAAATCTCAATCACTTAAGAATCTCATCCACCAACCCAACCAGGCAGAACATCCACCGACTACAACACAATCAAACTCCAACTCCATACTCCTTTCCTCCCTAACACCTGATCATGGAGCCAAACACAATTATCTACACTGCCCAAACACCTCCGACAACACCCACTCCAGTATCTTGGCTAGAGATAGGACTTCAAAACCATGCATTAACGTTCACAATAGAGGTTAACCAACAGAAAGTGACCATTCTAATCAACAATCCAAGGGATCTTGCTCAAATAGTAGCAGAGTGAATGCAACTAGGGATGAATATCTATGGAAAGTACCATTTCGATGATGCAAGCACTCCAACTTGCACCCTACCACCCTCTCAATCTCCCAACACCATATTGGGATCCCACTCACCTTTATCCACACCGCATCCAACTACAATTCTACCTTCCTCCAACTCCTACAACCCCTTGGATTCAACCATACCTACCTCCAGAACCACATCTCCCAATATTGGAACTAATAACACCTCCAACTCCCACTCCATCACCATCCCAGTCACCACCCCACCATCCCAATTCACCCGAACAAGACATAAACTTCCAGGCAGAACTCGAAGCAGCAATCGTCTACAACAGAGAAACACGTCCAGTTCATGCATGTCTCAATGGGATCAAAGTATTTGTATAGAAGGAGGAATACGAAAGAAAAATATACGTAAGGTGTCCTCAAAGGCTAATGAAGGTATATTTTCGGATAAGGCCCACCACAAATCCAGACGTAGGTAAAGATGTCATGCTCCTACTTCCCACCTTTTGTCTTCGCCCAGGAGAGAGCAGCAGCATTTGGAGGAATCCAAGGAGCAGTCACATGCTGGACTCAAACAACAATAATATAAACTTCATCATCTGGAATTCTAGAGGGGCCCAATCAGCCGACTTTAGAAGAAATTTTCGCTCATTACTTGACTACAACATGCCCTCTTTAGTTGTTCTTTTGGAAATTCATTGTTAAACTCATCAAAACTTGAAGGAGGACTTCAACTTCAATGGATTGATCTAGGTAGCTGCCATAGGACAGGCTGGGGGAGTAGCCATTTTATGGCTTTCAAATGTTCTTAATGTTGAACTTGTGGCAACTACTGCACAGGAGATACATTGTCATATTCAGATGCACCCTTTTCCTTTTAAATTTTTATTCACTGCCATATATGCTAGTACTGAGTTAGTAAATAGACAATTTTTATGGGAAAATATAATGTGTGTTTATGATAATTACAAAGGTCCATGGATTCTAGGAGGAGATTTTAATGAAATAACTCATGCCGCTGATAAATTTGGTGGACTTCCTATTAATAATTCACGTTCAAATAAACTACTAAACTGTTTCAACTATTTCCATTTAACAGATTTAGGGTATAAAGGAAGTCGTTATTCCTGGACTAATGGGAGACATAATGGGGCTAATAACTTGAATGTATTGATCGTATTGTAGCTAATTATAATTGTCTTAATCACTTCCCTAAGGCAATGGTGACACACTTCCCACGTACCCACTCAGACCATTGTCCCATTAAACTTGAACTACAATGTAGGCCTTTGCCTCGTAAAACATTTTTTCGATTTGAAACAATTTGGACTACGCACCCTTCTTTTCCTTCTGTTGTTAAACAATCTTGGACGGATAATTTACATCTACTACCAGCTATAAACCAATTTACTACTATAGTACAAGACTGGAACACATCAACTTTTGGtaatatttttaaaaggaaaaggaaaatactTGCTCGCTTAGGTTGTCTTCAATCTTCCATTCATTATCCAACTAGTATCTTCCTACAGAACCTGGAACACCAATTACAAATGGAATATAATCAAATCCTAAGACTTGAGGAGGACTTTTTGAAAATTAAAATCCCGCATTACTTGGTTAAATAATGGTGATGCAAATACAAAATTATTTCACCTATCTACTATAAATCGTAGAAGACATAATCGAATTACAGCAATTCAAGATCAAAGGAAAAACTGGATTACAAATCCTCatcaaataaaagagaatatTACTCAATTTTATCAGAATTTGTTCACTACAACAAAAACTGTCTCTTATTCAAAACATATTGTCCTTCCTTGTAATGTCTTAACAAGAGAGGATCAACATTGCTTAATACATCCTTTACAAAATGATGAAATTACGAATGCTATAAAATCTTTTCAACCTCTAAAAGCTCCTGGACCAGATGGTCTTCATCCAtttttttaccaaaaatattgggaCACTATAGGTGACTCTGTTAAATATTTCTGCCATAAAGTTTTTCATGATTACCAAATTGATCCTTCTATTAACACAACTTTCATATGTCTAATCCCAAAAAATGATAATGCATCCACGATATCACAATACAGGATTATTAGTCTTTGTACcatttacaagattattacacAAATTATTGTGAACAGATTAAAACCAATACTAGAGCGCATTATTCATCCTAGTCAGTCTAGcttccaaaaaaataaaagagctaCTGATAATTCTATAATTGTTCAAGAGGTcattcataattttcaaaaaatgaagGGTAATAAATTAAATATACTTCTCAAGCTGGATTTTGAAAAAGCTTTCGACAAATTAGAATGGTCTTTCATTTATAACATATTAGTTACCTTAAATTTCTCCAAagatattattaaattaattatgTCATGCATTACTACTACGTCTACTTCAATTTTAATTAATGGTAATCCAACTGATTACTTTACACCCACAAGAGGCATTAGACAGGGAGATCCCTTATCACCGTATCTATTTATTTTATGTCTGGAAATGCTATCAAGAAGCATAAATACAGCAGTTGATTATCAGGCATGGATACCAATTTCCTTAGCAAAAAGGGGACCTCAACTATCCCATTTGTTATTTGTTGATGACATTATCCTTACATCTCAAATTACTGCTACGACATGTCAATCAATTGTTAATACCCTCACTCAGTTCAAACACCAGTTGGGTCAAACTATCAATTTTGAGAAATCCAAAATTTATTTCTCAAAGAATTGCAAACCTCCTATCAGACAAACTATTCTTCAACCATTTCATATGAATGAAGGAAAAAGTTTTGGAAGGTATTTAGGTTTTCCCATATTTATAAATAAACCATCAAAAAAAATTACCAATTTCTACTAGACAATTTCAAAAACAAACTAGCAGGTTGGAAGACAACTTTTTTATCAAAGGTAGGAAGGGCTGCTCTAATTAGATCTACTTTAAACCACCTTCCTAATCATCTGATGCAATATATAAATATCTCTGCTTATATAATTACTTACCTTAATCGGTATCAATGAAATATTTTTTGGGGTACAACACCAcaaaagaaaaaacttcatttgatTAAGTGGTTTACAGTTACACAACCTATCCACCAAGGGAGCTTAGGTATACAAAACCTGAGTATCAAGAACCAGGCATTACATGCTAGTCTTGCATGGAGATTGTTTAACAACCCACATCAACTGTGGGCACAAGTGTTATTACATATTAATCTACGACCACAACAATTGATAAAAGTCCAAGGTTCCTATACTTGGCGTAATATTATTAAAGGATGGTCCTACTGTCGTTTAGGGTATAAGTGAAATCTTACAACGGGACAACATGTTAGGTTTTGGACTGATCCCTGGATCATCCAAAATAATACACTTCGTAACTATATACATGGACCTCTACCACAACATGAGGAGAGAAAATTAGTTTCAAATTACTACTATAACAATACTTGGCATTTAGACACCTTACCTTTCACTTTACCAACATAGTTACATTCATTAATCACCAATATTTATATGTCTACCACACCTGCAACGTGTGATCAAATTTACTGGGCTCTAACAAAAATGGTATCTTTACAACCAAATCTATATACAATACTTTATTAAAAATTACACATCATATTAGCATACCCCCATCACAGGCCTATAGGTGGATTTGGAAACTCTACATTCCACCAAAAATTGCTTTCTTCTTATGGCTACTTTGCCATGACAGACTTCCAACAGCAACGTATCTCGCACAACTAGGTATCATTAATTCAGCCATATGCCAGCAATGCAACATGGACCTTGAAATAATACTCCATTTATTTTTTGACTGTCCTAATGCTAGACAGCTTTGGACTGCCCTAAGGGTCCCAATTACTCCCACTAGTTCTCCTATGTCGCAACATACTAATCTCAGTTGGTTATACCAACTTATACACACCCCCTCATTACCGACCCCTCATAATATTCCTTATACAACACTAATTCTGTTTGCTCTGTGGCACCTTTGGATagtaagaaataaacaaatactaAAACACCAAAAAGTCACTCTTAATATATCTTGTATTATAAAAACGGCTGCTGAGTTTTACTTCTTAACAAATCCTTCAATAAAACATCGTTCTCTAACAACCCTTTATATAAAATAGCATCCACCATACCAAGCCACTTATTAACTGAATATTGATGGGTCTTGTTCCCCGGATAAGGGCAAATATTGCATTGGTGGTGTTTTTAGAAACATACAAGGAAACTGGATTATAGGATTTGCAGGAACCGCAAAAGAAGGAACAAGTGCTCAAACAGAACTTCTTGCACTCCTCATGGGACTCAAAATTGATGTACAACAACATCTTAAACCACTCGTCATTGAGACTGATGTCCGTGCAGTAATAGATATGTTTAACTCACCTACAATGCAACATACTAATATTATTAATTACTACAGGTTCTTACTCCTACAACTGGATAGTCCACCACTACAAAACATCTACAGAGAGCAAAATTGTGTTGTCGATAGCCTAGCTACATATGGAGCTATGCATTCAAAGGATCAATGCATACTTTTTGGAAGACCGTCACTTTTTGTTATGCCTTCTTACCAACAAGATCAACAGGGCACGTTACAACGAAGACTAATTAGGAATGACTCTAGGGCTTCAGCACAATCACTCTCTAGTTCAAATATTTTGTATAATAGTAATACTTTATCTAGTAGTGTGTTGTCTACTAATAGTAGTGTGATGTCTACTTTTAATTCTAGTACTAGATATGGTTCTCATACGGGTGACCTAGTAACCACCTCTAGCTTTGTACAAATGATGCCTCTTATGCATCTACTTAACATGTGTGATGTACTTGTTTAAACTTATATGATATAAATTATCTTTCTgactaaaaaaaaaagagttaagcAGCTCTCCGTCAACATGCTAGCTTGCTCGTGAGGGTATTTCtcatagtgtctcttgttgcctctttgagccgagggtctcctggaaacagcctctctgcccctcggggtagaggtaaggtctgcgtacatattaccctccccagaccccacttgtggaattacactggattattgttgttgttatgtttTCATGATGCTTTAGTGGATGTGCTTTGTCCCTATGAGCCCCACCTTAGCCTCCTTTTCATATTTGATGTCAACAAATGTACTCTCATGCGAGCTCCATTAGCAGCATTTTGATGTTTATCATGACCATGTGGGCCCCAATTTAATTTATCATTCAATAACCAGCTCTCTATTTGAATTACAGATCAAATTACCTTATTTAAGAGTACCTTATAGTTAAGTTTAACTTTTTATGTAATTATAGAGAATTTACTGGAAGAAAAAAAAGTAGGACAATTTTGATTATTCATGATCACTGAATTTTAAGAAAACACTTGATCATCCGAATAAAAAAGGATTACATATTTATTTATGATTCAAATAAAAAAACATGAGAGAAAACAGATGGACTCAATCCAAGTATACAACTTAGCCGAGATTGATCAAACACCCAAGAAGAAAAACGCCACGtagctcaaaaatcaaataaGGTAATTTGATATATATACTAGTCGGATGTTGCCCGGGCTGTGCCCGGGCCCAAGAAccttattaattttttatttaacaTAAAAAAACTTTTATTTACAGGTCATAAAACAAAGCTAGAAGAAATCTATACAATATGATTCAAGATATTTCAAAACTAAGAATACAAATTGATTACCTTTTAAGCTACATCAAAAGTCAAATCGAAATGAAACTAATTAAAAATATACAATGGGGATGTACTTTTTGTTGGTGCAATTCTACCAGCTCCCTGATAGTTGTGTTCTTAGGAAGCAGAATATATCACTGCTTTGTTATTAGTCTAGCTTAATTATTCATGTCCTTAAtggtttttttttattgttaatcTTGTTTGACTCTTGTGTGCTCATAGTATTCGTTGCCTGAATGTGTTACATGGTATCTTAACTGGTCAAAGTTGTGAGAACACTAATTGTGTTATGCGGGCAGTGGGGAATGGGGAAAGACCGAGCGCATTAGTGAGTAAGTCACTTGGCATATACCTTGTTACTTCTCAGAAACCCCTATTATATTGATTTAGGCACTCAATTGTTTTGTCCTTCAGTGCATTATCGCTCTTTGTTCAAGTAGAGTTCTTATCTTTAGAAATACCATGTGGAATTTTAGTTTTACCttatttgatttttgagctaCGTGACATTTTTCTTCTTGGGTGTTTGATCAATCTCGGCTAAGTTGTATACTTGGATTGAGTCCATCTGTTTTCTctcatgtttttttttatttgagtcataaataaatatataatcttTTTTTATTCGGATAATCAAGTGTTTTCTTAAAATTCAGTGATCATGCATAATCAAAGTTGTCctactttttttcttcttgtaaATTCTGTATAATTACATAAAAAATCAAACTTAACTATAAGGTACTCTTAAATAAGATAATTTGATTTGTAATTCAAATAGAGAGCTGATTATTGAATGATAAATTAAATTGGGGCCCACATGGTCATGATAAACATCAAAAGGCAGCTAATGGAGCCCACATTAGAGTACATTTGTTGACATCAGATATGAAAATGAGGCTCAAGTGGGGCCCATAGGGACAAAGCACACTCACTACAGTATCATGAAAGCACAAAAATATGAGAAATATCGAAAATACCCTCATGAGCGAGCTAGCATGCTAACAGAGAGCTGCTTAACTCTTACTTATAGAATAGTAATAGATAGAATATAAGctcccaagttttaagaaagtactCGAGCCAAAAAAAGTAATCTTATAAACaaaggagaaattcaaaaatagccagatttacaaccggtcgttcaaaaatagctcagtttcaaaagtaatttaaatttagtcacttttcatgtaaagataaatttgagcgaaaacactattcaaaactcaaaaaatacgctagtatattatgctgaagttccagcataagtatacttgaactccagcatattatattggagtcccaggataagtatgttggaactccagcataatataatagagttccaacataagtacactaaaactccagcataatatactggagtccaGCAAGTATATCTGTGCAGCATAATATagtggagtttggagcaccggtgctccagtatattatactggagccagcaaagtataccggtccagcataatatgttggaattcatacacaggtgcaccgaactccagtatattatgctggaccggccTCTGTTGCACCAAAATATTGTGTATTTTCATTGACTCGGTAAACggtggttatttttgaatgaccagtccgaaaactagtTATACTGTGCTATTTTAACTATAAACAAACATACGCATATTAACATCATAAGGTACCATAGGCCAGCCCAACATGCATATCTGGAAGGCTGTTGTGAATACAAATCCAGTAAATGCtgacagaaatgacaacaaggAGGCCACAAGAAAAAAACTCATGGGTCTGCCACATAGGAGTTCTAGAAAAATAATTGCACCAGCTAAGACTTGAGGATTACGTTTGGAAAGGTGGAGGATCACGTGAATATAAGGACAGAGTTTGTTACAGAAAAGTCTGGCATTAAGAGGCAGGCAATTCTGTTATGAGTGAACTCTGATTCCCATCTGAGTTGTAATCACATACCCACCTTATTAACATAGCTGAATGTTTTGGTTACTGTTTCATTGACTTTGAGTTGAGAATTGAGAATACAACAAAGGCGGTACAGTAGTACCAAAGAAAGTATACATGTATACAAAGTACTCTCTTATCTTGAACAGTTTATTCATGAACAGATCCCTAACATCATAAGCCCGGGCTTGTATGGATGGTCTTAGCTGTAACTGCCATTACGAGTTCACTCGGTTGACAGTTTGGGATGTGTGTGACTAAAGAATATTAATCAGAGGATTCGTAAAAAGGATATAACATAAATCTCTCTTTCACAAAACTAAAAACTACCAGATTATTAGGATCCATTTTCGCTGCATGTGTTATCAATTTTCTGTGAGCCGTAGCTATTACCTTGCTCTAAGGCTGTTGGAAGGAAAAGAAGAGACTATTAACTTTGAGACATCAAAAAACTGAAGGTCAAATACAGCAAGAGGACTAAAATAAACTTAACAAAGAGAATCTACGACAGCCTATATAAGCAACTTGAACAAGAATCCAAATTATATGGATCTATCTCATTGTACATTGTCAAACATTGCCTGTTCCgaggaaaaaaaatataaacttttGGGAAAATGTTTGCTGGCCTGGCCATTTGGTAAAGCAGGGGAGAAGAAGTCACCTAACTCAAACATCCAAGTCCTTCTAGAACTTACTTCTTCGCCCATCACTAATTATCACGTCTAGTCCTCCTACGAGGAGCAGCGGCAGCATCCTCATTCTGCTCTTCTTTCTCCTCTGTAGCTCCTTGGCTGTTAGAAGTTGATGCCTCAGCACCATCACTTTTCTTAGGTTCTGCAGTAGCTCTTGCCTGCGCAAGCAAGAATTCTTTTATCAAAAACATATCCGTTGCAAGCAGGAAAGCAGGTGggatatttctttctttttcctttttgctttggGGGAGGGAATGGGGGAAAAGCTGAGGCTTAGTTCGGACTTACAGGTTGCTGTTTCTTCCCGCCGAAGATGAGCTTCAAGAGAACTGTGAAAATGACAATTATGATTGAAATGACAACACCAATTGTGAGATTAGGCTGTGTCTCGGCTTTCTCAAGAAGATCCTACACGACAAGTCTATGCATTAGTCACACATGCACACATGAAACAACATGCAACACAGAACACCAGTCATTCACACTCACCAGTACTTTAGACTTGTGTTCACCCAACAAGGGGATGTCAGCCACCTTGTAGAGAAGATCAAATACCACTTTCTGCAGATTGTTCCAATATATCTCAAGTCAAAGTGacgaaatacaaaaaaaaaaaaacaagaacgaTGGAATGTGGTGAAGAAAGTATAATCAATTACCTGGAATCCTTTGAGCCCACCAGAGCTTGCTACTTCCTCAGCCTTCTGTTTCTCTTTTTCTGCATCAAACTTGGGCTTCCATGCAGTATTCCTGTATGATTCTGCAACTTTCTCATCACTTGCTATCAAGATATTGTCAAATAATATACCATCTTGCATTGTCCAGATTTCAATGCCAATTGCTGCAATAGGCTCAAAATTGGGCCTGTCGAGTTTGAAGTAGTTAGGATTTGGAATATCCCTTGGCTTCCAAATACCCTTGTAATTGGGATTGTCAATCAGTGGAGCATGCCATTTTCCCTTGTAAGCTGGATTACTCTTCATTGGTCTTTTCCACTCCCCACATCCAGGGCCTTCTGCACACTTCGGGTTATCAATTTTTGGAGCCTCCCATTCACCATCTTCCTCATCAACCCAATCTTCAGGCTTTGTTGCCTCAGGATCATCGATCTCTTCAGGCTCGTCATCCAACCATCCCTCAGGCTTCTCAGCATCTTCATCTTCAATTTCCATTGGTGCATCCTCGTCCCAATCATCTGGTTTCTTAGCATCTGGGTCTGGAATTTTCGCCCTCTCATCCCAGTCCTCGGGCTTCTTATCTTCTGGATCTGGAATGGTCTCTGCAGGAATGAGAGGTGGCTCAAAATCATCATCTGAAAGGAAGTTTGCCTTCTTTTTCTCTTCCCCGTCAATCAAGATCAGCAACTCATTGTCTGGTTTCAGCACAGCAGTGTAGACATGGGTTAGTTTGTCAGAAGGTACAGATGGTGGAAACTTAAGGTGGTGCTCGATGTACTCCCCACTCTTAGGATTCTTGTGTTTCAAGATGAAGTGAACCTTATTTGTGGCTCCACATTTATCTGGTCCAAACATTATAGTATAGGGAGACTCGTTGTTGAATTCCTTGGGAATCCAACCTGCCTCCTGGGGCCGGAGGTATTTAAGATAAGCACCACCACATTCAAGCCCATCCTGGAGGCGAACTTCATATTGAAGAACCACAGTTCCATCTTTGAGGTCGACAACATCATTGAGCTCCTTGACAATAGCATATTTCCTTGCCTTCTCACTCACAAGAAGCCCATAGTCATCATGCCCTTCACTCTTGGCATGTTTCCACACACCTGAGACACAATTACAACTCAATATGAACACTTGAAACTTCAACACACCAAAGATTGACTCAGCATCACAAACATAGAGACATTGCACAAAGATATAAGAAGCTCTTCAGGGAGAAATTTATCTAAACCATCAAAGTCCGACTTAGCATTATAGACGTAAAGGCATTGCACAAAGGCATAAGACAAATTCTAGCGAGAATTATTTTACGGCTAATGACAAACAGAATCAAGGAGTTCTACATCGCTTCGAAACAAATGGATTCTGTGCCATATCTGTCACTGTGAACACACTCCTGCAGCATCTGCAGAGTATTGATGGATTTGGCAGTGTTCAAAAATTTGGCAGGGTGGAAAATATATAGTACACCTTCACAGAAATTAAATGATAGTATATACTTAAATGACAACACAAAATATCTTTATCACCTTATTTGCCTTGATTTTGTAGGTATAGAATGATGCTGTCACAAGTAACATCACAAAGATATTATAGTAATGAATATCACTCCACTCGGTTTTAGCAATATTAAAACATTAAAGACTTTAATTAGCATACTTCTCTAAGTTTCTATACGATATTATTAGTATAATATGCCACCACTCCACCCTCAGGCAAGGGTAGGACATCAAATAGAATGTCTCTCCCGGAAAACGAAGTTGGATTCCTAATAATAATGCATTAGCCATAGAGTTGCAGTTCAAAGAGAGAACATAATCAAATGCACCACGTCCCCATCCTTAAATGCATTCATCCatcaaattcaaaattatcttacAATTTTAACATGAGTTTAGCAATGAGTACCCCAATAAAATATCCCATCCGTCTCACTTTACATTTCAACTTGGATGACAGAAATTTGTATACACTTCCATAACTTTACAATTCAAATTCCAAATCTTAAGCATTGGTGTGATGTTCTTAATCAATTCAACTTTTCAACTATAAGGATCTTCCCCCAAGGGTGTGGCCTAGGGGTCAATGAAGTGGGGTGAGAACTTGAGGTCTCAGGTTCAAATCCTGACCCCGTCCAATTTCTTTCCATCAATCCAAGCCTTGGTGGATAGAGTTACCATGTACTTGTTGATGGTGGAAGGTAGCAGGTATAACGCGAAATTAGCAGGTGTGTGCAAGCGTCGGAC encodes the following:
- the LOC104239286 gene encoding calnexin homolog 1-like, whose product is MEERNRRIWTQYSLLLLAGCFVSQLYASSDVKFYESFDKAFDGRWIVSEKEEYNGVWKHAKSEGHDDYGLLVSEKARKYAIVKELNDVVDLKDGTVVLQYEVRLQDGLECGGAYLKYLRPQEAGWIPKEFNNESPYTIMFGPDKCGATNKVHFILKHKNPKSGEYIEHHLKFPPSVPSDKLTHVYTAVLKPDNELLILIDGEEKKKANFLSDDDFEPPLIPAETIPDPEDKKPEDWDERAKIPDPDAKKPDDWDEDAPMEIEDEDAEKPEGWLDDEPEEIDDPEATKPEDWVDEEDGEWEAPKIDNPKCAEGPGCGEWKRPMKSNPAYKGKWHAPLIDNPNYKGIWKPRDIPNPNYFKLDRPNFEPIAAIGIEIWTMQDGILFDNILIASDEKVAESYRNTAWKPKFDAEKEKQKAEEVASSGGLKGFQKVVFDLLYKVADIPLLGEHKSKVLDLLEKAETQPNLTIGVVISIIIVIFTVLLKLIFGGKKQQPARATAEPKKSDGAEASTSNSQGATEEKEEQNEDAAAAPRRRTRRDN